From Poecile atricapillus isolate bPoeAtr1 chromosome Z, bPoeAtr1.hap1, whole genome shotgun sequence, one genomic window encodes:
- the LOC131573200 gene encoding protein lifeguard 4-like produces MAAEQRYPRSSIEDDFNYGSNVASASVHIRMAFLRKVYSILSVQVLLTTVTSAIFLYSTGVQAFVHERPALLLISGLGSLAVIVALTLYRHQHPVNLYLLFGFTLLEALTVAITVSFYDVSIVLQAFILTAAVFLGLTAYTLQSKRDFSKFGAGLFAFLWILIFSGFLRLFFYSETIELVFAAAGALLFCGFIIYDTHLLMHKLSPEEYILAAINLYLDIINLFLHLLRFLEAFNKK; encoded by the exons ATGGCGGCCGAGCAGCGCTACCCGAGGAGCTCCATCGAGGATGACTTCAACTATGGCAGCAACGTGGCCTCGGCCAGCGTCCACATCCGCATGG CATTTCTGCGAAAGGTCTACAGCATTCTTTCTGTTCAAGTTCTACTGACCACAGTCACATCTGCAATTTTCCTATACTCTACTGGAGTGCAGGCATTTGTTCATGAGAG GCCTGCCTTGCTTTTAATATCTGGACTTGGATCTCTGGCTGTAATCGTGGCACTGACCCTCTACAGACACCAGCACCCTGTTAATTTATACCTGCTGTTTGGATTT ACGCTACTGGAAGCACTGACAGTTGCCATTACAG TGAGTTTCTATGATGTGTCCATCGTCTTGCAAGCCTTTATTCTTACTGCTGCTGTATTTCTTGGATTGACTGCATATACCTTGCAGTCAAAGAGAGACTTCAGCAAATTTGGAGCAGG cctCTTCGcttttttgtggattttaatCTTCTCGGGTTTCTTGAGG CTGTTTTTCTATAGTGAGACAATAGAGTtggtgtttgctgctgctggagctcttcTGTTCTGTGGATTTATTATTTATGACACTCATTTGCTGATGCACAAATTGTCCCCTGAAGAGTACATACTGGCTGCAATCAATCTCTACTTGGACATCATAAATCTATTCTTACACCTGCTGCGTTTTCTGGaggcatttaataaaaaataa